Proteins found in one Neodiprion lecontei isolate iyNeoLeco1 chromosome 6, iyNeoLeco1.1, whole genome shotgun sequence genomic segment:
- the LOC107221034 gene encoding 39S ribosomal protein L28, mitochondrial — MTTNKLAQGLRMYYLKQPNRFEFGIGTEMPAAYKKFYTEWKYTQPTPVHYIEKEGKYARNEATGEVYPVQNVPLPLKYPKEAHQGLWGGESVIQGFQKRHRLKQKIPHFWVPTLKKSIVYSEVLDKYIRVTLTDRTLDLIHKNYGFDHYLLKTPAYDLKSELALKLKRKILETLADKSLYPDNPAKKDEVYSKYQQYLSAYTKEEIEWYGLNWREACVKMFAIKAAQTVVAPLKHQYRAELIVELQNESEMPAEPEESSISWLSRLNPLSKSTKTS, encoded by the exons ATGACGACTAATAAACTAGCCCAA gGTTTGCGAATGTATTACCTCAAACAACCAAACCGATTCGAATTTGGAATTGGAACAGAAATGCCTGCAGCGTACAAGAAGTTTTATACTGAATGGAAATATACACAACCAACCCCTGTACATTACATTGAAAAGGAAGGAAAATATGCAAGAAATGAGGCTACGGGAGAAGT ATATCCAGTACAAAATGTTCCACTTCCATTAAAGTATCCCAAAGAGGCTCACCAAGGTTTATGGGGTGGTGAATCTGTAATACAAGGTTTTCAAAAACGACATCGACTTAAACAGAAAATTCCACATTTCTGGGTTCctacattgaaaaaatccatTGTTTACAGCGAAGTTCTTGACAAGTATATACGTGTCACCCTCACCGACAGAACTTTGGATTTAATTCACAAGAACTATGGATTTGACCACTACCTGTTGAAG ACACCAGCTTACGATTTGAAATCTGAGCTGGCTCTGAAACTTAAAAGGAAAATTCTTGAAACATTGGCAGATAAATCGCTTTATCCCGATAATCCTGCCAAGAAAGACGAAGTTTACTCCAAATATCAGCAATATTTATCTGCT TACACAAAAGAAGAAATCGAATGGTATGGTTTAAACTGGCGTGAGGCTTGCGTGAAGATGTTCGCAATAAAAGCTGCCCAAACAGTGGTTGCTCCACTGAAACATCAGTATCGAGCGGAACTTATTGTTGAGTTAcaaaatgaaagtgaaatgCCTGCTGAACCAGAAGAATctag TATTTCATGGCTTTCGAGGCTTAATCCACTATCCAAGAGTACGAAAACTTCGTAA